The DNA window CGGTGGTCACTAAAAAAGCCATGGTTGAATGATCCGTAATCACTTTCCGCGTCCCGATTTCCGCCGCTTCGGCAAAAGGAATTTCTTCCTCAAACCAGGGAGTTAAGACCATCCGCGGACCGTCTTCTTCCTCATAGCCCAAAGCGCCAACTACCGGATAGCCCACCACATCCACCAAACGGACATTGGCTTTTACACTGCTATTGATGTTAATTTCAATAGCTTCATTGGGGATGAATTTGGGTTCGGTGGTCATAATCGTTCTTCCGGCACCGCTTTGGGGCAGCTCGTCTTTAGCCCGTTCCCGATCGTAAACATTTTTAATGTTGGGGAGAATTAATAGTTCCATAAATTTTTTAACCAGGGTGGATTTACCGGTCCGGACCGGTCCTACAGCGCTAATGTATATGTTGCCGCCGGTTCTTTGGGCAATATCCCGAAATAGATCTACTCTTTCCATAAGCTACCTCCTTCGCCCTATATATTGAAATTTGTTGAGGACAAGATAGGTTTTTTTAATATCCTCGCTAATATATATTGGGACGAAGGAAGTTTTATTACTTTTTTTAAAAATTTAATTCTTCTTTTTTGGCCCGGGTCATCAAACCAAAAAGCCCTTCCCTGGGGGATAATCCTTCAAAGAGCACTTTATATAATGCTTCGGTAATCGGCATCTCCACGCCTACCTTTTGGGCTAACCGGTAAGCCGCCCGGGTAGTTCTTATCCCCTCCACTACCATCTTTATTTCCTTCTGGGTCTCTTCTACCGTTTTTCCTTCACCAATTAATATTCCTGCTTTATAATTTCTACTATGGCGACTTCCCGCGGTTACAAACAGGTCGCCTAATCCGGATAGTCCCATAAAGGTTTCCTTTTTAGCTCCCAGTTTAATTCCAATGCGGGTAATTTCTATTAAACCCCGGGTGATTAAAGCAGCCCTGGTGTTGTCCCCTAAACCCAATCCGGTGCAGATTCCGGATGCAATAGCAATAATATTTTTTAAGCTTCCCCCGAGTTCCACTCCTATTAAATCATCATTGGTATAAACGCGAAAATATTCGGTGGCAAAAAGTTCTTGCACCCGGATAAGATTTTCTCCATTAAACCCGGAAACTACTATCGCCGTTGGAATTCCCCGTCCTACTTCTTCCGCATGACTGGGACCGGATAAAATCGTATAATTTGCCCGATACTCCGGCATTATCTGGCTAAATACCCCGGACATTGTTAAAAGGCTTCCTTCTTCAATCCCTTTGGCCGTATTAACGAGGACCTGTTGCCGGGTAAAATAGGGGGAGATATTTTGCAGTAATTCCCGAAATACCTGAGATGGTACTGCCGCCACTACAAAATCTGACCCCTCTAAAGCCATTTTTAAGTCTGTCGTAAAATGAATGGCTGGGGATAGCTTAACTCCAGAGAGATAGCGGGTATTTTCCCGGGTATTTTTTAAATCTTCAATAAACTCCTTATTTCGCCCCCAGAGGTAAGTATTTACCCCCTTTTGGGCTAAAAGATTGGAAAGGGCCGTTCCCCAGCTTCCGGCCCCTAAAACTGCAACTTTTATCGTCTTCATGGTCTTACCCCTTGTTAGCCTTTTTTCCTGGTACCTATTTTATTTTCGGTACCGGCCATAAGCCTTTTTATATTATCCTGATGGCGGTAAAAAATCATAAGTCCTAAAAATGCTCCAAGATAAATTTGTGGTACTTTTAAGCCAAAGAGCAGCATAACCAGTGGGATCGACAATCCGCAGACAATGGAGCCAAGCGATACATAGCGGCTCAAAAGCATTATTACCAACCAAATGATAAAAACTACTAAAGCCACTTTTATAGAAGTCATAATCAGTACTCCAAAAGTTGTAGCCACAATCTTTCCGCCCCGAAACTTTAAAAATATTGAATAAGCATGGCCGATTACCACAAAAAATGAAGCGGTAAGCGCTCCCCGCTCCCCGGCTAAAAGAAAGCCTAAATAAACGGCCAGCATTCCTTTGCCCACATCCCCTAAGGCAGTAATAGCTCCAGGGTAGGGCCCAAGGTTTCGGTAAACGTTAGTGGCCCCAATATTCCCGCTTCCCCTTTTGGTAATGTCAACTCCCCAGAGAAATTTTGAGGTGAGATAGCCAAAGGGTATTGAGCCCAGTAAATAAGCAATTAAACTTGCCAAAATAATCAAGTGGTTCGCCCCCGCTCCCGCAAAAGAAATCTAATCGTCGTTCCTTCAAAACCGAAATTTTGCCGGAAAACGTTTTCTAAATACCTTAAATACGAAAAATGCATTAATTCCGCATCGTTCACAAAAAGGGCAAAGGTTGGCGGCTTGGTTTCCACCTGGGTAACATAAAAAATCTTCAAAGGCCTTCCCCGGTCGGTTGGGGGCGGATTTAAAAGTACTGCCTCCCGTAAAATTTGATTTAAAAGGCTGGTAGACACCCTTTTTTGGTGCTCAAAAGCTACCTGGTTTACCAGTTCCATTAATTTATGAAGCCTTTGTCCCGTTTTAGCCGAAACAAAAATAATTGGAGCATACTTTAAGAAGCCTAATTCAAAATAAATATGTTCCCGATAGCGGTCAGCAGTTTTCGCATCTTTTTCTATCAGATCCCACTTATTTACTACGATAATAACCCCCCGGCCGTTTTCATGGATTAAACCGGCAATTTTTGTATCCTGCTCGGTTATTCCCTCTTCCGCTGAAATCATAAGCAGTGCTACATCCGCCCGGCGGATCGCTTTAATAGAACGATTGACGCTGTACTTTTCTAAGTCTTCCTCAATCCTACTTTTCCGCCGCATCCCCGCGGTATCGATTAGTAGATACGGTCGGCCCTGATACCATAGGGGAGTGTCAATGGCATCCCGGGTAGTTCCGGGAATATCAGACACTACCACCCGTTCTTCCCCCAGTAAAGCGTTTACCAGAGACGATTTACCTACATTGGGCCTCCCTACTACAGCAATTTTTACTACTGGATCATCTTCTTCATAATCTTCAGGAAAATTAAGTTTAGAAATCACAAGGTCTAAAAGATCTCCTATATTTGCACCACTTGCCGCTGAAATGGGCACCGGATCTCCTAAGCCTAAGCGGTATAAATCATAAAAATTAGTTGGCGGATTTAAATAATCATCTACTTTATTAGCTACCAAGATTACTGGTTTATCTGATTTTCGTAAATTTTTTGCTACTATTTCATCAGTAGGGGTAACCCCCTCCCGACTATCACAGACAAATAAAATTAGATCTGATTCTTCAATAGCTTTTTCGATTTGTTCCCGCACTTTTGTGGTAATAATGTCTTCCGCAAACTCCAAGCCACCGGTGTCAATAAGGTCAAAAACTTTGCCCTGCCACTCCGCTTCACTGTATAATCGATCCCGGGTAACTCCAGGGGTATCTTCGACAATAGCAATTCGCTCGCCCACAATGCGATTAAACAGGGTTGACTTACCTACATTTGGTCTACCGACTATTGCTACCACTGGCTTTTTCATCTTTTCACCTCCCGAAGTGTTTAATTACTGAAATGAGTTCCCGAGGTGTTAAAACCGGATAAACGGGCATTTTTAAGCGTAACGCAACCTCTTCAATGGTTAAATCATCTAAAAAGCGATTTTCTCCTTCTTTTACCATTATATCGGGAATTATTAGATAATCAAAGCTTTTAGGCAAAACTTCCCGTAAAATATCCTGTCCGGTCAAAAGGCCGGCCACAGTTACTTCCGGGCCAAATAGGCCATTTTCTAACGGAAGCAAAGTAATATTTAAACCAGGTACTTGATTTAACCTTTCAATAAAAGGAGCTAAAATTTTAGCTCCCAGAATACCAGTTACAAGTCCAACTCTTTGGGGTGTAACTTCCTGAGGAAGATTTTTTAAAATTCTTTTCATTTTATCAATAAAATCTCTGGCAATACCAACACCATTTTCATACTGGGGAAAACCTTCGTAAAAATCCTTTCCGGGAAATTTTTTATCAGCTAAAAGGAAAAATTCATCCGAAGGGTAAATCAATCTTGTCCCGAGTTCCTTTTTTAATTGGCGGCCATATTTTAAAGCAAGATTTACAACCTCTTTTGCCTCGCTGCTGGTAAACCGGCGTAAGTTTTTATTTTGGCGAAAACGGGTTAGCCCTACCGGTACCAGAGCAATAGACTGAACCGCCGGGAAAAATTTTATTAGGTCCGTTATACTCTTCTTTAAAATCTCACCATCATTAATTCCCGGAACTAAAACTAACTGCAAATGAAAAGAAATTCCGTTTTGGGCTAAAAGTTCAAGTTTGTTTAAGATATCCCCGGCTTTTTTATTTCCTAAAAGCAAAGCCCTTACCTTGGGATCGGTAGCGTGTACTGAAATATAAAGGGGCGAAAGCCGCTCTTTAATTATCCTATGAAAATCCGCACCGCTTAAGTTAGTTAAGGTAATATAATTTCCGTGGAGAAAGGATAAGCGAAAGTCGTCATCTTTAATATAAAGACTACTTCTTAGCCCTTGAGGAAGCTGTCTTACAAAACAAAAAAGGCAGTGGTTTTCACATTCTCTGATTCCATCAAAAACAGGCGT is part of the Carboxydothermus pertinax genome and encodes:
- a CDS encoding DUF512 domain-containing protein, whose amino-acid sequence is MAKICEVLPESIAFKLGILPGDELLEINGQQLLDYIQYKMLTLKKSFVLKIRGIDGQIREIKVKNPFLEELGLIFETPVFDGIRECENHCLFCFVRQLPQGLRSSLYIKDDDFRLSFLHGNYITLTNLSGADFHRIIKERLSPLYISVHATDPKVRALLLGNKKAGDILNKLELLAQNGISFHLQLVLVPGINDGEILKKSITDLIKFFPAVQSIALVPVGLTRFRQNKNLRRFTSSEAKEVVNLALKYGRQLKKELGTRLIYPSDEFFLLADKKFPGKDFYEGFPQYENGVGIARDFIDKMKRILKNLPQEVTPQRVGLVTGILGAKILAPFIERLNQVPGLNITLLPLENGLFGPEVTVAGLLTGQDILREVLPKSFDYLIIPDIMVKEGENRFLDDLTIEEVALRLKMPVYPVLTPRELISVIKHFGR
- a CDS encoding NAD(P)H-dependent glycerol-3-phosphate dehydrogenase; its protein translation is MKVAVLGAGSWGTALSNLLAQKGVNTYLWGRNKEFIEDLKNTRENTRYLSGVKLSPAIHFTTDLKMALEGSDFVVAAVPSQVFRELLQNISPYFTRQQVLVNTAKGIEEGSLLTMSGVFSQIMPEYRANYTILSGPSHAEEVGRGIPTAIVVSGFNGENLIRVQELFATEYFRVYTNDDLIGVELGGSLKNIIAIASGICTGLGLGDNTRAALITRGLIEITRIGIKLGAKKETFMGLSGLGDLFVTAGSRHSRNYKAGILIGEGKTVEETQKEIKMVVEGIRTTRAAYRLAQKVGVEMPITEALYKVLFEGLSPREGLFGLMTRAKKEELNF
- the plsY gene encoding glycerol-3-phosphate 1-O-acyltransferase PlsY, whose product is MIILASLIAYLLGSIPFGYLTSKFLWGVDITKRGSGNIGATNVYRNLGPYPGAITALGDVGKGMLAVYLGFLLAGERGALTASFFVVIGHAYSIFLKFRGGKIVATTFGVLIMTSIKVALVVFIIWLVIMLLSRYVSLGSIVCGLSIPLVMLLFGLKVPQIYLGAFLGLMIFYRHQDNIKRLMAGTENKIGTRKKG
- the der gene encoding ribosome biogenesis GTPase Der, which gives rise to MKKPVVAIVGRPNVGKSTLFNRIVGERIAIVEDTPGVTRDRLYSEAEWQGKVFDLIDTGGLEFAEDIITTKVREQIEKAIEESDLILFVCDSREGVTPTDEIVAKNLRKSDKPVILVANKVDDYLNPPTNFYDLYRLGLGDPVPISAASGANIGDLLDLVISKLNFPEDYEEDDPVVKIAVVGRPNVGKSSLVNALLGEERVVVSDIPGTTRDAIDTPLWYQGRPYLLIDTAGMRRKSRIEEDLEKYSVNRSIKAIRRADVALLMISAEEGITEQDTKIAGLIHENGRGVIIVVNKWDLIEKDAKTADRYREHIYFELGFLKYAPIIFVSAKTGQRLHKLMELVNQVAFEHQKRVSTSLLNQILREAVLLNPPPTDRGRPLKIFYVTQVETKPPTFALFVNDAELMHFSYLRYLENVFRQNFGFEGTTIRFLLRERGRTT